The DNA window tgcTGTACTTCACAGTATCACACTGTTCATCTCCTTCCAAAAATAGGATTATTACATACTACTAGTCGGTTTCAGATCTGGAAGTCAAGGGAGCTAAATCCCAGAGGGCCAAGTATCTGGCCTCGGTGTTTACTGGAAATAAATACAACCAAGTACTACAGATTTACTTTAAGAAGGcagcagattttttaaaaatatatataaaactgacaATAGCCATAGTTCTTTGCACACACTGCTTAGTAACATTCATGGAAAACAACTTGGGGGCCCATATTTATTTAGGAAAATATTTTGCACTAGCTGCTTATGTGTCCTTATTATTATACCACTATTTTAAATAAGattcatatactgtatataactGTATTCCAGATTTTCTGTGGGTGCTTTGCCCCTAAATACTAAAGTATCAATGTATTGAATGAACATAACATGACAGACATTAcccagatgcttgcagataagAATAAATCTGTTTGGTTTATTATGAGGGATAATGCAGTGCTGGGGTTGGCAACTACGTGGGGGTCAATAACCTGCATTCACATAACAAAGACATACGGggcagagaaaggcagaaatgAGATAACAAAACAAGTCCAGATACCAGGAGACACCAAGCAAGTGAGCGAACCAGGGCAGAAGCAAAACCGAGAATCAGGtaacaaaacacatgcacagtgcaCACATGCAAGACATAGGAACAAGCTACAAAACTGAGTAAGACTGGGAACAGGTCATCACAATCAATAATCAGGTGATGtagaacaaaagagagagctgtgattggtgggcTGCTGGCAGGTGGATGATGGGAGATGTTGTCCGAGACAGTAGAACCGCCAGCAGCAGGCCTGGTTATTAGTGGTAAATTGTTTGGGGGAAGCGTTTCCTTTACTGTGTCTGGGATGACTGAAGGTTTCTAGAGTCTAAGGAGTCACTGGATTAAGACCCCCGACTGACCCCCATTACACAACTCCAACTCACACTTAACTCTGACCCACAGagataaactgtgtgtgtgtgtgtgtgtgtgtgtgtgtgtgagtgtgtgtgtttgagggagagagaagaagagatgtGTTCTCCAGGCTAGGTTTCAGCTCTGTGAGGAATGTAGCTTCATCTCTGTGCTGTGCCATAAGCCTGTTGGATTCTTGCCAACATTCCCCAGAATGCACCTGGGTGAAATCACCTCATGATTCTATCCACAACtcctgcagacagagaaaggctTCAGGCCCACTAGTACTTTTATTTAACATGTCcagtaaaaagattttaaaaagagaacgaaaaaacattaatgcattattatcactgtgttcattaaataCAGGACCACATGAAATGATTATAAAACTCTTTATCAAAAAATCTGGAGCGCATACAGAGTCCTGGGCTAAGTCTTATTGGAAGCCCAATTCACAGtttcaaaaaaataaagtgTTTGCAGTCCAGTATCCAACCAGTGACAACCACGGATACAGGGCCCCAGTGGCAGGAAACAGcgaatacaacacacacacacaaacacacagagaaacactgagGAACATGTTTATGTGGAGTACAGTAGTCTTGCCTCAGACCATGCTGCTGTTTCCTGACCAGACTCTGATTTAGTGTGTGAACACTGGAATGACAGGCTAATAAATAACTTAGTAAATACTGCCACCTAGAGAACACTCAGAACTGAACatccatacaaacacattaGTAAATACCGCCACCTAGAGAACACTCAGAACTGAACATCCATACAAACTCATTAGTAAATACTGCCACCTAGAGAACACTCAGAACTGAACTTCCATACAAACTCATCCCTAATACCCACGCATAGTTGTGTTGATTTAAAAGCTACACTGCTTCTCATTTTCAGGtcttattttattacatttacatttacatttacagcatttagcagatgctcttatccagagcgacttacaaaagtgctgtcatttactcatagaatatatccaagtacagtagagtaggttagaattaaacataccaatgaactagaatactgtagaatacagggatgaatgctgatacctagaagtgcaaaacacataaggtctatcttaaacaatgataagtgctataaacaataagtgctagagtttgttaaaaagcataaataatgccctacaataagtactaaattaagttcaagtttggtttatttgtcacatacatagtcatacacagtataactcgcagtgaaatggttgggggtgtagcagtggtcgagtgtcccTTCctctggtggggaaggttacgtgctggtaaaggttgggcactgcacacTTGAGGTtggcgctgttgaaatccccaaccacgataagtgcagcatcttggtgttgtgcctgaaactgtgtgagagcctcatgaagttcacacagtgcagtgttggcctgaggtgggatgtacacggtgttgatgatgactaaagtgaactcccggggaaggcagaaaggacgaaacttgagggcgagcagctccaggttgggtgagcaggagcgagcgagagtaacaacattggcattgttgcaccagctgttgtttaccatcacacacgctccaccacctctccacttccccgaatctgccgtcctgtccatacggtgaaccgagaagaactcggccggctggatggcgtggtttggtaccgctgggttcagccatgactcagtgaagcagagcagattgcagtcccgaatgtccctctggaactttatcctggcccagaggtcgtcgagcttgttgtccagagactggacgttggctagcaggatgctgggaaagGGAGCTTGGTGTGCCCGatccctcagcctgttcctgatgccggctcgcttccctcgaggccttttcctcacatcgcgtcctttgttctccctcaggatctccgtcagccatcttgggtccggggttagagacggcttgaggGGAGTGccatgtagattaagagaaataagagcatctctgctgtacgagatacatgccgtggtgtgtagagaagggctgcggagaaatcagggcTAGCGGGAAGAGCAAAAAGAGCGAAGAAGATACCGAAAAGAGCGAacaaagtgccaggtgtggacggagcagttgTGACGGCAGCAGACCTCTCTGGCGCAATCTTAATTAGTCAgccaataagggagcagtgtcagttgtcctttaaatattctgcaaatagatggtcttcagtctgcgtttgaagactgcaagggactctgctgtctagACAGCAAGCAGGCGTTCCTTCCACCATCCAccacagaaaatagtctccatgcttgtcgtccatgagacctgaagtaAGGTATTTCAAGGTATTTtctataataaatgaaataaatggtcTTCTATAACATAGTCATGTTCTGATGACTTGAACTACATTTACCATCAGAACCTCAGTGTTGTCAGATATTAGCGTTACCATAATCCAGGATTCAGTCTCTGGTGCCACAATgcttggattgtgtgtgtgtgtgtgtgtgtgtgtgtgtgtgtgagagagagagaaagagaaagagaaagagaaaaagaaagaaagaaagaaagaaagaaagaaagaaaaagaaatgtctgtTATTCATATTGTATAGTGTTTTGCTATGTAGatattaaaactattttatttctgaatgaaGTTGCTTGGTCTAACCACTCTCAGAAAACACTAGTTTTACTGTAaagttaaacattaaacaaacaaacctagtTAAACAAAACTAGGTCTCAAACACTCAATCGAGGTCTCAAACACTCATCCTAGCTTCAGATCATGAAGTACCCTATCAATTAGGATAGGGATATTCAAAACTTGTTTATTGGTTGTATTTTAAACAGCACTGTCACgtatgttttatttgtgtgtttattgtgtgtattttgtgtgtttaggtTTATAGCCCTACAAATTTTAGATAGGCTGGTAACAGTACATTTAAACTAAAAAAGTCTCGTCCAAGAAAATCGATGCAGAGATATCACGAGAATTCAGGCAACACACCCTTATTTATGGTGGAGGCCAGCATTATGCACGACACTTCCCTGGTTTAGAAGTGCATGTGTATAATCCTTCACACAACAAGTAAGGTAAGGAGATCCTTTCTTTAGAAAACCGCTAACTCATGAAAACACATGTAGGGCGTTTTCACAGCTTCTAAAAACAAtcctaaatcttttttttttcaacttctGCTCATAGTTCcgtttgtgaaatgtttgttgCTTTAATAAAAGTATGAGTAGCGCTAAtctaataaataatgcatgaatGTTCTCTTCTCCCTCTGCCTCATTTGGCTTATTGGAGGCAGAGCAGATGTGGGAGAAGGCAGCGAGTGGCTCAATATTAGCCCTAATTCTTCACCATAGACATCCAATTCTCTAATGTTCCTCCACTGTGGTAGCCCACTGTGGTAGTCTGAGTACCTGTAATTAATGAGTGCTTCTGcctgctctctttctgctgTCTCCAGTGCATGGGACCCATTCCTCAGGCTCACGTTGGACAGACGTTATAATAACCTGTCTTAACCCGTCTTCCTTGACTTGATCTACAGTCTGTCTGGGGTGTTCATAAGGTCCTCAAAGTCCATCCATGCTGGTGGTGTTCCCTTGTCTGTAATGTGGCCTAGTGTTCATGCTGGACACCACACGAGCCTCAGGTAGGAGTCGTTGAAGAAGCACTCTGTCGTCACAAACGGAAGGGGTGTGGCACCTGATAACGCCACAGTGTGAAGATACACCACCACTCCATATGCACTCTCTGATGTGTTGCTGAAGTCCTGGGGCTCTCTGGTCACTCCTGACTGGTCAACACTGGGCTGCACAAAAGGTCCATGGGGGGGCATGGGCCATCTCACCCGCCATGTTCGACCCACAGATGTTGGACCAGGATCTTGGCATGACTAAGGAATGGAAGGTCGTAGCCTAGAGGGTCGTACTGATTGCTGATACCTTATATGTAACTCTCATGGTCGGTGGATCATGGCTTATCATCCGATGTTTGTACGTTCCAGAGCTCCTTCTCCAGACTCAGTCTTCTCATGTGCCAGCCACTGCTCACTCCTGCTCGTGCTGGCTTCCTTAGAGAGGCGGTCCATAACTGCCTCAACTCCGCTAGTAATGGCCTCCTCTGCTGAGGGCAGGCTCTGGAGGCAACTGGCCAAATAGGATCTGTGCTCCACTATTCTCTCTTGCAAGGTATTGCAGGGCATAAATGGCACAATATGGGCTGCACGTCCTTCCAAAAGGCAAGACCCTCCACTGTCCACACACTTGGAACGGGTGCAGTCTTGCTCGTTTTGGAACGGGATGGTGTAAATCCGCCATATCTTCTCTACACCCTGGAACAGCTCTGTGGCATCTACGATATCTGAGATATGCAATCACTGCTGAATCCTTTGAGGTATGAAAATAATGGGACGGCCCTTGTGCCACCAACTTGGTAGGCCCTTGAAGTGTCCATCCTAGTCTGGCGTGGACAGCTGTAGGTCCGCCTGGTGGACCCAGCTTCCCTGGTCTTGTAATTTGGACGCTGGATAGGAATGATCTACTAGGACTAACTTAGAAGCTGTGAAGTCTTGCGATACCTGATAGcatctctgtggctgtgtgaagAAGGAGAACTGGAATGATACTGAAGGCCCATGGAGCATTTGAGTCTCATGACATGGGTCTCAAGGCAAGGCTCTCAGCATTTCCCTTTAGTCCAAGTCTTTTCGTGGTCTCTGGTAGAGGCAAAGTGCCCCCTGTTCCATCATCTAGAATGGCAAACATATTTAAAGTACACCAGGTCCTTGTAATGGAGCAACCTGTGTACCAACTTAAGCAGTGCTCCATTGTTGCTAGCAGGCTTGGTCAAAGACAGCAGCTGTGCACGTAGGCTCACCAAGCTTGGTGTTCACTAAACTCTGCCTTTGGCTGTTCTTTCTGAGGCCGGTCACTGACTTCATGAAGGATTAGGAGGTGTGTCCTCCTGCAGTTTGAGTGAGGTTTCTGGGTTCACAGCAGGGAAGATTACACAAACTATTGCGATGTGAGATGATGAAATAAGATGATACAATCTGATATGATATGGTTCGCTCTGTGGCTGGATTTTTCCTTACAGTGCACGGTCTCACTTTGGTTTGGTCCGAGTGTAAACAGGTACTAAGTCTTGTTGACAAGTTCTCTCTGTGCACTTGTCATTTCAGCCATAcgtcctgctctctgtctcggTCAGAAGTGCCTTAACTGGCTGCTTATTCAGAGTTTGTTAAAAGGGAAGCTGCACACTTTTCGGCAGACTGTGATCTGACCTGATAACTTTGGGACCTGCATGCTGTCAGGATGTGAACatcatgggggaaaaaaactgttttCACAACTTTGTtctcaaacatttcaaaagaggTTTAGCTCAGCCCTGAATCTAACTGACCTGATCAACATATTCATGAACATCTGAATATCTGAGCTAGGATATTATACAATAACCATGATCATATGGACAAATCTTCTGTTCAAACAATGGCATTTCAGTTCATTAATGTATCGAGGTGCGCTAGAAAACTTTAAAGTGACCTTGTATTTCCAACCAGAGTTGTAGTTTCAAAGGGGAAACTCACTTGAATTGCATCACTTGGACATATTCAGAAAATGCTGGGTGTAAGCACGTCAGCGCCCTAAGTGTCCAGTTTCAACGCCCACAAAGATCACATGAACGAACATTAGGCAAGATCCCCCAACAAAGAAGAACCCAAACAGAGGGGCTTCAGGGCTGTGTTTACTTTAGAAATCGATAAAGTGGCAGTGGGACGAGCAAAGACCATCGCTGAGAAGTCAAAGGTTGCTCCGTGAAAACTCGTCCCTTAGTCTTTAGCAGTTTGAAGACAGGAAGTGGCGTTGCTAGCAGGATTGCGAGGTCAGTCTTTGTGCAACGTGTGCACTGAGATACTGCTGCTTTACTTACTCAGTTTCCACTTGTCTCCAAACACTATCACTGTTCGCAACAGCGGAATATTTCCGCAGGCTACCGTAACCAGACGCGCAGCCACCActttcattttgattaaaacGGATAGACGATTCCGGTTATCCAACCCCCCCAACTTGATTTAACCCCACGGACAAGCATTTTCTTTTAGGAACCAATTTCCCCTATTTCAAAATTCCAGGATGTGTGCTTCCTTTAAAAGGAGAAGAATTAACTGTGTGTGACTTGACGCGAACTGAGAGAGTGCAAAACTATTAGGAAAGAggagacaacccccccccccccaaacaactAGTCTGTCTGGTTCACCGAGGTTGCACGCAATACAAGTGGCCGGCAGACtaaaaggtttgttttaaaatttgttgACTGCACcgtaatgtttaaatattaagtGATATTAAGTGATAAATtgttctttgtgtattttaatataGCATAATATGATATATAAAATCTATGtaaaaaatatacagtacatgaaatGTTATGGACCTACAGACCATAGCATTTTTATAGCATGTATAGCATTTTATATAAATCTTTTAATAAGTTCgtctgttttatttaatttatttatgatttgaAATAGGCTTTGGCTTAAAAACTCCAGGTAATTGTATGACTAAAATAATATGGAACAAATAAAAGAagacaagaaataaaataacacacaaaggGATGATGCGTCACGATTATCCTCATCCGTCTTGAGTCATTGGAAATTAGGATCCCAGTGGCACGTGCGTGAGTTCCTTACCCTATCGAACCTCCAGTGACGTGCACAGACGCTCGCCGGCGGAACGTAGGCGCGTGCATTTAAGTACCGGAGGTTACAGGCTTGCGCATTTGTGGGGATTCAGACAGAGCAGAGGATAGCGTTGCATATCAAAATCTCCACAGCTCACAGTATCAGTATACAGTGACAACCTGTGCAGTGACTAAGGAAGATAACTGAGTCTTTCAGTAACGCCAGGTGAGTTTTAAGtaattatcatcattattatcattgttaGTGGAGGTGGTAGttgtatattaatattatattaatatattattattaatcatgcAATAGTGATAATTGTGGTGGTAGTGATCTTAAATGAATCACATCACTAGAACTGGACTACCTACTACGCAAAAAAACTgttatgtttacatttgctttttaGTTCCTAGTGAAAGGGGAGTAAAGTAGATGAAAGAGGTGAATTACAGAGAGGTGAAGGGAGAACTCCTGAAGGGGCATTCCTGAGGCAGTGGGGTCTCACTAGGACTAGTCATCagtaggttgctggttcaagtcccaccactgccaggtttccactgttgggcccctgagcaagacccttaaccctcaagttctGTTCATTCAGAACTGTAAGTTGGTACACAAAGGATCATAGTCTGAGTAatatgtgtctctgtcttaGCTGTTTTTACAGTGTCTTCAGTCACTATGGATTTTAACAGTTCCAAGAATATCACGTTCCTGGATTCGGAGTTCCGCTACAAACTGTTCCCAGCCTTTTACAGCGTGGTGTTTGTGCTGGGCCTGCTGGCTAATGCCTACGTCCTCTACGTTTTGTGGCACATTCGTGAGGCCAAGGCCATGAACGAGATACGAATCTACATGACCAACCTGACGGTGGCCGACCTGCTGTTCGTCTGCGTGCTGCCCTTCTGGATCGACTACTACATGCGGAGGGGCAACTGGGTCCACTCTGATGCGCTCTGCCGCCTCTCTGGCTCCTTTTTCTTCATCAACACCTACTGCTCTGTGCTCTTCCTCGCCGTCATCAGTATCAACCGCTACTGGGCCGTGACCCGCCCGCTGGTCGCTGCCTCCTCAGACTGCTGGAAGCGCGGGGCGTGCATCTCGTTCGCCGTCTGGGCCGTCACTCTGGCGGCGGCAGCCTATCAGCTCACTAGCGTGGGCCTCCAGATGGACAAGGAGAAGGAGATCGAGCGATGCATGGAGGGCTACCACACGACGAAGTACAACGAGAAGATGATCGTGGCAGTGACCCACTTCCTCATCGTCGGCCTATTCATCTTGGTCTTCCTCCTGGTGGTGGCGTGCAACGTGCTGATTGCCCGCGCCCTGCTGTCTCAGCCCATCAGCCAGCCGCGCGCCAGCACGGGCCGTCGCCCCCACGGCACCAAGCGACGTGCCCTGCGCATGCTCTGCGCCGTGGTGGGCGTGTTCATCGTGTGCTTCTTGCCGCATCACCTGGTGCAGGTGCCCTGGGTGATAGCCGTGCTGGAACTGGTGGAATGGGACGACAACACACGGCAGGTTCTGAACGATGCTCACCAGGTGACACTGCTCCTCATGGGCCTGAACTGCATCCTGGACCCCATCGTCTACTGCTTTGCCACCAGGAAGTTCCGCAAGTACATCCAGAGTCACCTGAACAGGGTGAGGCAGAGCAAGAACTGTTCCAactacaccaccaccacgaACATGTCAATGAAGACCAGGAACCAGAACGAGATGATCAGTGTGTTTGAGGAGCCAAAGGAGTAGCATGGGAACAGGCGAGACATGAGAACCCTTGCGAACGAGGAGCTGGTGTGGCTTGTGGCAGACACGTTTAAGACGTGAAGGGAGACAGCATGGAGGAATTTGGAGCTGGGATTCCTTCTGGAGCCAGTCAGTAACTGTGACATTTCATATGTGTGaactgatagagagagagtgagacaggtaAAGAAAGAATTACCCAGTTGTATGACAGCACAGTGCTGAGGCAATCCTCCCTGCTTCAGGATATTCTGCATCCAGAGAGCACGAAGGAACACTCTACTAGGAGGTGTTCACGTagctgataaaaaaaacaaaaaaaacaacaaaaaaaaaaaaaagtttcctgAATTACAAAatcttggggttttttttttgaagtcaATGCAAAACCTCCCATCCTCCTAATTCATGATAAACATTTTAACTTCCCCAATTTTTGCTCGGTTTCACAACACGAcactttttttggtttgttttaccATGTTTTGTGTTTCGCAAAACTTCTGAAATTTGGACAAAGTGAGTTGAACGACTGATGCAGGAGTGTTGATCTGTCACAGAGAGGACATGTGATTCACCTGTATGACACATGTCACACGCTCTCATCCAGAGTTACTTCAATATTTATTGCTATGAGAGTGTATGTGCTCCTGGTAACAGAAGGCATGACCTCAGTATTACCAGCGTAAAGCTCTGTTAGTGCTACCCGCTCTACCAGTGCAGACTTGCTTTCCTCAGATTCCTTCCTGCTCCCACGTATCCGGTTTTGGCTGACCTTCCAGGTGAACCCCAAGCGGGTCTGAACACCGGCAGGGGCAAAAGGTCAGGACACCCTGCACTGCTTAAAGCCCCCAGGCTCCAGTAAAGGTCCATGTGCCAAAACATGTTGATTTCAAGAACTTTTCAGAGCTCACCAGGTGAGCAGGTCTTGCTGTATGGATCAATGTGTGACAGGAAGCACAACCCACACATGACTCATGCTCACGCCTGCCCCTGTAAGCTTCTGTCCTGATTTATGTCCTGTAGTTCCCATGAGCAGTAAACACAGTGTTAATCTCTAGTGTTATGATGAAATAACATATATTGTTCCCCATAGTTCTACATGAAGTGTGTAATTTTGCTATAAATGGTAATATATGGTATGTAACTGCATACTGTGTGGTATTACTGTCTGGTATTACGGTGTGGTATTACTGTATGTATTACTTATGTTTTTTAACATAAACGATTGATTTTTAATGTGAATAGTTTGTGAAAATCCAAAGcaaaattatattacattttaaaaattatgcttGAATTACTTTTACTTATTAGAATTTTTGGTTGTTGTCAATTCATTAGTGATATTTTGATGTAgtttactgtaaaacaaaacaacaacaataaaacagtaaaatttatttgtaaagcacctTTAAAAGGTTTACAAAATGataaaagaaaatctaaaataagcacaaataaaatggaatgagaaagaaaataaaatgccacAATAAAAATTAGTACAAATTAAAAGCAGACGACCTTTCGACACGAGAGGCTGAGGAGAAGCATGTGGCTAAAGTTGAAGAGACAACAACATGGAGCCAGTTAAAGAACAATAAAAGCACATTGAATATAACTCTGAAAGATGTGGGTAGCTGGTGGAGAGGTTTTAAATGTGATAGTACAAATAACACTTAGCAGCAATGTTTTGAAATTATTGCAGATTATTAATGGAACTACTGGGTGTGCCAGATAAGAAACTGTTGCAATAATCTAGgctagatttttaaaaagaggagtTTCTCATTGTTAGCAATAGAGGGACTGTTCAGTTTTACAGACCTCACTCATATGATTCTTGAAAGTGAAGTTATTATTGAAAACAACTCGTACATTCGTCATGTAGTTTTATTTGGATGAGTTTTCCCATAACCTCATTTACATGACTTATCATGGTACATTTGTAGGAGGTTATGTGACCTCCACTGTTTGAAATGTTCAAAGCGATGAGCCAAAACCCAGGAGACATTGGTCATCGTGTGCTAAGGACATGTGACTCCCAGATACAGCTGGGAGTGATCTGCTGAGATGAACAGCACTGAGATCTGTGACAGCCAAGACAGACAGGCCACCAGTCATTTAGGACTGAACCCATGATCACTTCACAATTAACACACGCACAGCTCTTACGTCCAATCACGGACCAGCGA is part of the Electrophorus electricus isolate fEleEle1 chromosome 13, fEleEle1.pri, whole genome shotgun sequence genome and encodes:
- the ptafr gene encoding platelet-activating factor receptor, coding for MDFNSSKNITFLDSEFRYKLFPAFYSVVFVLGLLANAYVLYVLWHIREAKAMNEIRIYMTNLTVADLLFVCVLPFWIDYYMRRGNWVHSDALCRLSGSFFFINTYCSVLFLAVISINRYWAVTRPLVAASSDCWKRGACISFAVWAVTLAAAAYQLTSVGLQMDKEKEIERCMEGYHTTKYNEKMIVAVTHFLIVGLFILVFLLVVACNVLIARALLSQPISQPRASTGRRPHGTKRRALRMLCAVVGVFIVCFLPHHLVQVPWVIAVLELVEWDDNTRQVLNDAHQVTLLLMGLNCILDPIVYCFATRKFRKYIQSHLNRVRQSKNCSNYTTTTNMSMKTRNQNEMISVFEEPKE